One Flagellimonas sp. CMM7 genomic region harbors:
- the ggt gene encoding gamma-glutamyltransferase, whose protein sequence is MKTFFSFFSAFLLLSQFSIAQDRITGEPFATRSVVLGQNGMVATSHPLATQIGLDMLKSGGNAIDAAIAANAALGLMEPTGCGIGGDLFAIVWDGNTKKLYGLNASGRSPQKLTLEYFEKQGMEKIPSHGPLPVSVPGAVDGWFELHQKFGSKPITEILAPAIDYAEKGFPLTELIAWYIQRTVPFFESKGFPNIEDTYKLQNGGKLPNEGEIYKNPYLANTYRKIAEGGRDAFYKGDIAKTIGKFIKEEGGFLSAKDLAAHKSEWVEPVSINYRGYDVWELPPNGQGIAALQMLQILEGYDFSKIEFGSAEHLHLFTEAKKLAFEDRAKYYADMDFFDVPVEELLSEDYAKSRREQIGERAGTYAAGEISAGETIYMTVADNKGTMISLIQSNYRGMGSGMAPPKLGFMLQDRGELFSLKRGQANTFEPEKRPFHTIIPAFMTKNGKPYASFGVMGGDFQPMGHTQIVMNLVDFGMNLQEAGDAPRWDHTGGASPMGRTTEDTGLIRTESGVPYSTIRGLMDKGHKMGTARGIYGGYQAILWDDGNKVYHGASESRKDGQAAGY, encoded by the coding sequence ATGAAAACGTTTTTTTCATTTTTTTCTGCTTTTCTACTTCTATCGCAGTTTTCAATTGCCCAGGACCGAATCACAGGTGAACCTTTTGCTACCCGATCTGTGGTATTGGGCCAAAATGGGATGGTGGCAACAAGTCACCCCTTGGCCACCCAAATAGGACTTGATATGCTTAAAAGCGGTGGGAATGCCATTGATGCTGCCATAGCGGCTAACGCTGCATTGGGGCTCATGGAACCTACAGGATGTGGAATAGGAGGAGATCTTTTTGCTATTGTTTGGGACGGGAACACAAAGAAATTATATGGCCTTAATGCCAGTGGCCGTTCACCCCAAAAGCTCACTTTAGAATACTTTGAAAAGCAAGGGATGGAGAAAATACCTTCGCATGGACCGCTTCCTGTAAGCGTTCCTGGAGCGGTAGATGGGTGGTTTGAACTTCATCAAAAATTTGGCTCAAAACCCATTACAGAGATTTTGGCCCCTGCTATCGATTATGCAGAAAAGGGCTTCCCGTTAACTGAACTCATAGCTTGGTATATCCAACGTACCGTGCCCTTTTTTGAGTCTAAAGGCTTTCCCAATATTGAGGATACCTACAAATTGCAGAACGGAGGAAAACTGCCCAATGAAGGAGAAATTTATAAAAACCCCTATTTGGCCAACACCTATCGAAAAATTGCTGAAGGTGGACGGGATGCTTTTTACAAGGGGGATATCGCCAAAACCATTGGTAAATTCATCAAAGAAGAAGGAGGTTTTTTATCCGCTAAGGATTTAGCGGCGCATAAATCGGAGTGGGTGGAACCAGTTTCCATCAATTATCGGGGGTATGATGTTTGGGAGCTTCCCCCAAATGGACAAGGGATAGCAGCACTTCAAATGTTACAAATTTTGGAAGGGTATGATTTTTCCAAAATCGAATTCGGTAGTGCGGAGCATTTACATCTCTTTACTGAGGCCAAAAAATTAGCCTTTGAGGACCGTGCCAAATATTATGCTGATATGGACTTTTTTGATGTCCCGGTGGAAGAATTACTCTCCGAAGACTATGCCAAATCAAGAAGGGAACAGATAGGTGAGCGCGCCGGCACTTATGCCGCGGGGGAAATTTCAGCAGGAGAGACCATTTATATGACCGTTGCGGACAATAAGGGTACTATGATATCCCTGATCCAGAGTAATTACAGAGGAATGGGTTCGGGCATGGCGCCTCCAAAACTGGGCTTTATGCTGCAAGACCGTGGAGAATTGTTCAGTCTTAAGCGTGGTCAAGCCAATACTTTTGAACCTGAAAAAAGGCCATTTCACACGATTATCCCTGCTTTTATGACCAAGAATGGTAAACCCTACGCCAGTTTTGGTGTTATGGGTGGCGATTTTCAACCGATGGGGCATACCCAGATTGTGATGAACCTTGTGGACTTTGGTATGAACCTCCAAGAAGCTGGAGATGCACCACGTTGGGACCATACTGGAGGAGCTAGTCCCATGGGAAGAACCACCGAGGACACCGGCTTAATCCGAACCGAATCCGGCGTTCCGTATTCCACCATTCGTGGACTCATGGATAAAGGTCATAAAATGGGAACCGCAAGAGGGATTTATGGAGGGTATCAGGCCATTTTATGGGATGATGGGAATAAGGTCTACCATGGAGCCTCAGAGAGTCGCAAAGATGGACAAGCGGCTGGTTATTAG
- a CDS encoding SH3 domain-containing protein, with protein sequence MRTLLIILIFGCSLFLGCRNGQKEELIIEVKTFAPDYLEYPNNQVQIPDSLQNEFIENFFVPWESTPEKLLASLDTFPGREITYLEKYLDDDEWYGENKKPHASWQREEIVNNINTDNFPNFLQKGIVIAHTDLRRIPTNRPGFDKYSKAGEGYPFDYFQETNLWANTPLMMLHISNDKQWCYVISPYYKGWVSMHDVALVDEDFIEQWSKDGFCMPLSDRVNLANTVSNYAINTKMGMVLPYEKNSNNPHQISVYYANADENQNAQILMAEIARNSVALNGFAFNEANIKPLVSNLIGRPYGWGGNLENRDCSSLIRDLLGTYRVWVPRDSKDQIEIGHKYEFPNMAEEKVKLIKEKGVPFLTILRKKGHNMLYVGISPTGEPLILHAIWGLKTSYSNTQLANFLDTYPIEGIHKDEDGKLKGRHIIGEAVITTINIGAGNNDVTTPLIDEIYAMTNIFELD encoded by the coding sequence ATGCGGACCCTTTTAATAATTTTGATTTTTGGTTGTTCTTTATTTCTGGGCTGCAGAAATGGACAGAAAGAAGAACTTATCATTGAGGTCAAAACTTTTGCGCCAGATTATTTAGAATATCCAAATAATCAGGTTCAAATTCCAGATTCTCTTCAAAATGAGTTTATTGAAAATTTCTTTGTCCCATGGGAATCTACCCCTGAGAAACTTCTTGCCTCTTTAGATACATTTCCTGGAAGAGAAATAACTTATTTAGAAAAATATCTTGATGATGACGAATGGTATGGGGAGAACAAGAAACCCCATGCATCATGGCAACGAGAAGAAATTGTGAATAATATCAACACTGATAATTTTCCCAACTTTCTGCAAAAAGGAATTGTTATAGCGCATACCGATTTGAGAAGAATCCCAACAAACCGGCCAGGTTTTGACAAGTACTCAAAGGCCGGTGAGGGTTATCCATTTGATTATTTTCAGGAAACAAATTTGTGGGCCAACACGCCATTAATGATGCTTCACATTTCAAATGACAAGCAATGGTGTTATGTCATCAGTCCTTATTATAAAGGTTGGGTATCGATGCACGATGTTGCACTGGTAGATGAAGATTTTATTGAGCAATGGTCAAAAGATGGTTTCTGTATGCCTTTATCAGACCGTGTTAACTTGGCCAATACTGTTTCCAACTATGCGATTAATACCAAAATGGGAATGGTGTTGCCTTATGAAAAAAACTCAAATAACCCACACCAGATCTCCGTATACTATGCTAACGCCGATGAAAACCAAAATGCCCAAATTCTAATGGCAGAGATAGCTAGAAATAGCGTTGCGTTAAATGGCTTTGCGTTCAATGAAGCCAATATTAAGCCATTGGTTTCTAATTTAATCGGAAGGCCCTATGGGTGGGGAGGAAACTTAGAGAACAGGGATTGCTCTTCCCTGATTCGCGATTTATTAGGTACTTACCGAGTTTGGGTACCCAGGGACTCCAAAGATCAAATAGAGATAGGCCATAAATATGAATTTCCAAACATGGCAGAGGAAAAGGTGAAGTTAATAAAGGAAAAAGGAGTTCCGTTTTTAACCATTTTGAGAAAGAAGGGACACAATATGCTATATGTTGGTATTTCCCCAACAGGAGAACCCCTAATTCTACATGCCATTTGGGGGCTGAAAACGTCTTACTCCAATACACAGCTGGCAAATTTTCTCGATACTTACCCAATAGAGGGCATACACAAAGATGAGGATGGTAAACTAAAAGGGAGACATATCATAGGGGAAGCTGTCATTACAACCATAAATATTGGTGCTGGAAACAATGATGTTACCACGCCCCTGATTGATGAAATCTATGCGATGACCAACATTTTTGAACTCGATTGA
- a CDS encoding DUF5829 family protein, whose protein sequence is MNGILRFILNYINMLYGISSFFLLVLLSCKEDRSSIPITTIDHEKVDVLFGKDVSEVLFDHLYVVLDSVSYAQFTREDSWINTYASLDKGLPNFESIDEKTTSCYLRGHEHYIELLGPNNKFQEPVGKSGVGFSLRNGGEHFHMGVAPKLKQSGTPYLSASETVDMSIGEKEAIWFKAFYSPSKGTSVQTWYAFYNPAFLDSLFHETHDNYSREAFLKKSYKKEHLFERIKQISITCTPQDYERISQEMRHLGCSLLKKEGRTLTIAGGDVSITITPSTAIEFSRITQIKCGLNTEDNSVTHLGNLTITNLGTKSIWNFENLYKNQP, encoded by the coding sequence ATGAATGGTATTTTGAGATTCATATTGAATTATATAAACATGCTTTATGGGATATCATCATTTTTTTTACTTGTATTGTTATCCTGTAAAGAGGATCGGTCTTCAATACCAATAACCACCATCGATCATGAAAAGGTTGATGTTCTTTTTGGTAAAGACGTATCTGAAGTACTTTTTGACCATCTATACGTAGTTTTGGATAGTGTTTCATACGCACAATTTACTCGTGAAGATTCTTGGATAAATACGTATGCTTCGTTGGACAAAGGGTTGCCAAATTTTGAATCTATTGATGAAAAGACGACCTCATGCTACCTCAGAGGACATGAACATTACATTGAACTTCTTGGGCCCAATAACAAATTCCAAGAACCCGTCGGTAAAAGTGGAGTTGGTTTTTCGCTCCGTAATGGAGGTGAGCATTTCCATATGGGTGTAGCACCCAAATTGAAACAATCTGGAACACCTTATTTAAGTGCTTCAGAAACTGTGGATATGAGTATTGGAGAAAAGGAAGCCATCTGGTTCAAGGCCTTTTATTCCCCGAGCAAGGGAACTTCGGTCCAAACATGGTACGCCTTCTACAACCCAGCATTTCTGGATAGTTTGTTTCATGAAACACATGATAATTATTCTCGAGAAGCATTTTTAAAGAAATCATATAAAAAAGAACACCTTTTTGAAAGGATAAAGCAAATTTCCATAACGTGTACCCCACAAGACTATGAACGGATCTCTCAAGAAATGAGACATTTGGGGTGTAGCCTATTGAAAAAAGAAGGAAGAACCCTTACCATTGCAGGTGGAGATGTGTCTATTACCATAACCCCTTCAACTGCCATTGAATTTAGTAGAATCACCCAAATTAAATGCGGGTTAAATACGGAGGATAATAGTGTGACTCATTTAGGGAATCTAACTATTACCAACCTTGGGACAAAATCAATATGGAACTTTGAGAACTTGTATAAAAATCAACCTTAA
- a CDS encoding alpha/beta fold hydrolase, producing MILIRKPICALALLIVSVLHSQSQFIEIGKDSAAIYVEDFGKGKPVLFIPGWTMTTEFFSNQRDYFEDKFRYISYDPRSHGKSAKTRSGHTYKNHAIDLRGIIQKLNLKDVALVGWSSGSATIYEYVQLYGIEGLSHLVFIDEPPKWIGDNTDEWVYGTFEGYRESLKDLISDRKAYASSTVNWMTLKDLDSVQEHWMVNQMLMTPNDAALSLYIDGMASDYNEIVIGLNGKIPMLFMLRESWYDEGQSWLSNNVPQAKGVSIESHAAFWDNTDHFNTALESFIANKL from the coding sequence ATGATTTTGATTAGAAAACCAATATGCGCACTAGCGCTACTGATAGTATCTGTACTGCATAGCCAGAGCCAATTCATTGAAATAGGCAAGGATAGCGCTGCTATTTATGTTGAAGATTTTGGAAAAGGAAAACCAGTACTGTTTATTCCTGGTTGGACCATGACCACGGAATTTTTTTCGAACCAACGGGACTATTTTGAGGATAAGTTCCGATACATTTCTTACGACCCCAGAAGTCATGGCAAATCCGCAAAAACCCGTTCTGGACACACCTATAAAAATCATGCCATTGATTTAAGGGGAATTATCCAAAAGCTAAACCTCAAGGATGTGGCCCTTGTGGGATGGTCAAGCGGCAGCGCAACCATCTATGAATATGTGCAATTGTATGGAATAGAAGGCTTAAGTCATCTCGTTTTTATCGATGAGCCTCCCAAATGGATAGGTGATAACACTGACGAGTGGGTCTATGGAACTTTTGAAGGCTATCGTGAAAGTTTAAAAGATTTGATTTCGGACCGAAAAGCCTATGCCTCTAGCACGGTCAATTGGATGACATTAAAAGATTTGGATAGCGTTCAAGAGCATTGGATGGTCAATCAAATGTTGATGACACCAAACGATGCTGCGTTGAGTCTATATATAGACGGTATGGCGAGCGATTATAATGAAATTGTCATAGGTTTAAATGGAAAGATACCTATGCTTTTTATGCTTCGGGAATCCTGGTATGACGAGGGACAGAGTTGGCTAAGCAACAATGTTCCTCAGGCCAAGGGTGTTTCTATTGAAAGTCATGCAGCATTTTGGGATAATACAGACCATTTTAATACAGCATTGGAATCTTTTATTGCGAACAAACTTTAA
- the alr gene encoding alanine racemase produces MQSYRRLFLKKLSLGTLGLGIPLSKLWPMASNGDRFSTKGVNPWLEISKNAYLHNAEIISKMAKGTAILAVLKNNAYGIGDVEVAKILDESPHIHGFAFVKETRCLALRKAGVKKPILLMGDFATDLGEVLIKEDITLSIFSKESLKKIMALPKHDEQKIKVQLYFDTGLGRMGIPYDADLDWIKELAQQDHVSITGLFSTLTTPPDFAKEQIKRFKTLANELAGMGIKVEHQHVAPSLSLLDLEESYLNLVRPGILLHGSFPLLKMSLSKQFPLRPTYRLRARVIRMELLKKGDTIGFSRFYKIPEDQWIATIPIGWAEGYSSAAENGAKVLINDKLFTVVNVNSSHCNVMIGKEKQVEVGETATLIGPDAPEITPEGFAQLIDGHNYLQINYKESLPKYVFDDFD; encoded by the coding sequence ATGCAATCTTATAGAAGATTATTTTTAAAAAAACTTTCCTTGGGCACCCTAGGTTTAGGAATACCTCTGAGCAAGCTTTGGCCAATGGCATCAAATGGGGATCGATTCTCCACCAAAGGAGTAAATCCGTGGTTGGAGATTTCAAAAAATGCATATCTGCACAATGCGGAAATCATTTCAAAAATGGCAAAGGGAACTGCAATCCTGGCGGTGCTTAAAAACAATGCCTATGGTATTGGTGATGTTGAAGTGGCAAAAATTCTTGATGAAAGCCCTCATATTCATGGGTTCGCTTTTGTAAAGGAAACCCGATGTCTGGCACTTAGAAAAGCAGGCGTAAAAAAGCCCATTCTTTTGATGGGGGATTTTGCGACAGACTTGGGGGAGGTTTTAATCAAGGAAGACATCACATTGAGTATATTCTCCAAAGAGTCGTTAAAAAAAATTATGGCCTTGCCTAAACATGACGAACAAAAGATTAAAGTGCAGCTGTATTTTGATACCGGATTGGGGCGTATGGGGATACCATATGATGCCGATTTAGACTGGATAAAAGAATTGGCCCAACAAGATCATGTCAGCATTACGGGACTGTTTTCTACTCTTACAACCCCGCCAGATTTTGCGAAAGAGCAAATTAAAAGGTTCAAGACCTTGGCTAACGAGCTTGCAGGAATGGGCATCAAGGTAGAACACCAACATGTGGCACCTTCCCTATCCCTACTAGACCTAGAGGAATCATATTTGAATTTGGTACGACCAGGAATTCTGTTGCATGGATCCTTTCCATTGTTAAAAATGTCCCTATCAAAGCAGTTTCCGCTAAGACCAACCTATAGATTGAGGGCAAGAGTAATTCGTATGGAACTTCTTAAAAAAGGAGATACGATTGGCTTTTCTAGGTTTTACAAGATTCCCGAAGATCAATGGATTGCAACCATTCCCATCGGGTGGGCCGAAGGTTATTCCAGTGCTGCCGAAAATGGGGCGAAGGTCTTGATCAATGATAAACTATTTACTGTGGTTAATGTCAATTCCAGCCATTGCAACGTGATGATAGGAAAGGAAAAACAGGTGGAGGTAGGGGAGACCGCAACTTTGATCGGCCCAGATGCTCCAGAAATTACTCCAGAAGGTTTTGCCCAATTGATTGATGGACATAACTACCTACAAATCAATTACAAAGAATCCCTACCCAAATATGTGTTCGATGATTTTGATTAG
- the rseP gene encoding RIP metalloprotease RseP — translation MSPIIIKTIQFFLSLSLLIVLHELGHFIPAKIFKTRVEKFYLFFDVKYSLFKKKIGETVYGIGWLPLGGYVKIAGMIDESMDTEAMKEEPKPWEFRSKPAWQRLIIMLGGVTVNFILAVIIYIGMAYSYGDQYIPMESLRDGVWVTEKEIGDKVGIQTGDKIIAVDGEKLKTFNSVFIELINGNTITIDRDGQQIEKEIPIDFISTLLEDEEKVRFLSLRAPFVVNKVSKGSHNSNTGFMAKDEFLSINGSEAVYRDQVMALLEENKGKDINIKVSRADGTEADLVAKVSDDAKLGIEIGGFTMKDLEDRGYFRIQTQKYTFLEAIPAGIDKGVTTLSSYVKQLKKIFNPSTGAYKGVGGFAAIGSMFPDTWDWAAFWSTTALISIILAFMNILPIPALDGGHVMFLLYEMVTGRKPSDKFLEYAQMVGFFLLIGLLLFANGNDLYKWLFK, via the coding sequence ATGAGCCCCATTATAATAAAGACCATACAATTCTTTCTTAGTTTGTCCCTACTTATTGTTCTTCATGAACTTGGACATTTTATTCCTGCAAAAATATTTAAGACAAGGGTTGAGAAGTTCTACCTCTTTTTTGATGTAAAGTATTCCCTCTTTAAGAAAAAGATTGGGGAAACCGTTTATGGAATTGGGTGGTTGCCCTTAGGAGGATATGTGAAGATTGCCGGTATGATTGATGAGAGCATGGATACTGAAGCTATGAAAGAAGAGCCAAAACCATGGGAATTCCGTAGTAAGCCAGCTTGGCAACGCCTTATCATTATGTTGGGCGGTGTAACCGTTAATTTTATCCTAGCTGTTATCATTTATATCGGTATGGCCTATTCCTATGGAGACCAGTACATTCCTATGGAGAGCTTACGCGATGGTGTTTGGGTTACAGAAAAGGAAATAGGGGATAAAGTTGGCATACAGACAGGTGATAAAATTATTGCTGTTGATGGAGAAAAACTAAAAACTTTTAATAGTGTTTTTATTGAGTTGATTAACGGAAATACAATAACTATAGATAGGGATGGGCAGCAAATTGAAAAAGAAATCCCAATAGATTTTATTTCTACGCTGCTGGAAGACGAAGAGAAGGTTAGGTTTTTAAGTCTGCGAGCACCCTTTGTCGTAAATAAAGTTTCTAAAGGTTCGCACAACTCAAATACAGGTTTTATGGCCAAGGATGAGTTTTTGTCCATTAATGGCTCAGAAGCTGTTTACAGAGATCAGGTGATGGCACTTTTGGAAGAAAATAAGGGTAAGGACATCAACATAAAAGTAAGTAGGGCAGACGGAACAGAAGCTGATTTGGTGGCCAAGGTAAGTGATGATGCGAAGCTGGGCATAGAAATAGGTGGGTTTACCATGAAGGACCTAGAAGATAGAGGATACTTTAGAATTCAAACCCAAAAATATACTTTTCTAGAAGCCATACCGGCAGGAATAGATAAAGGGGTTACAACCTTATCCAGCTATGTAAAACAACTTAAAAAAATATTCAATCCTTCAACAGGTGCTTATAAAGGTGTTGGTGGTTTTGCTGCCATAGGCAGTATGTTCCCAGATACTTGGGACTGGGCAGCTTTTTGGTCCACAACTGCTTTAATATCCATTATTCTTGCTTTTATGAACATCTTGCCAATACCTGCTTTAGATGGTGGCCATGTAATGTTTTTGTTGTATGAAATGGTAACGGGAAGAAAGCCAAGCGATAAATTTTTGGAGTATGCACAAATGGTTGGGTTCTTTCTTTTAATAGGATTATTGCTGTTTGCAAATGGTAATGATTTGTATAAATGGCTTTTTAAATAG
- a CDS encoding SCO family protein — MRAFFSKYKFFGVTLLALSAVIIYLFYNALQPKKMLPVFQPSMVSQELVDSTLHYKKKYHTIADFELINQNGQKITQKDYKNKIYVADFFFTTCPTICPIMTKNMAEIQGLILDDQDVMLLSHSVTPVIDSVPQLKKYALEKGVMDSKWNLVTGDKKQIYELARKSYLAVKNDGDGGPYDMIHTENFILVDKERRIRGFYDGTSKEEIQKLLEDLEVLKAGYAE, encoded by the coding sequence ATGAGGGCTTTTTTTTCAAAATACAAATTCTTTGGAGTAACGCTTTTAGCGCTCTCGGCAGTAATTATCTATTTGTTTTACAATGCCTTACAGCCAAAAAAAATGCTTCCCGTTTTTCAACCCTCCATGGTGAGTCAAGAATTGGTGGACAGTACTTTACACTACAAAAAGAAGTACCACACCATTGCAGATTTTGAGTTGATCAATCAAAACGGGCAAAAGATTACCCAGAAAGATTATAAAAACAAAATCTACGTAGCTGATTTCTTTTTTACCACCTGCCCTACTATTTGTCCCATCATGACCAAGAACATGGCAGAAATTCAAGGTTTAATTTTGGATGACCAAGATGTTATGCTGCTTTCCCATTCGGTTACCCCTGTTATTGATTCTGTGCCTCAACTAAAAAAGTATGCACTGGAAAAAGGGGTTATGGACAGTAAATGGAATCTAGTTACAGGAGATAAAAAACAGATTTACGAGCTGGCAAGAAAATCGTATTTAGCTGTAAAAAATGATGGTGATGGAGGTCCTTACGATATGATTCATACTGAAAATTTTATTCTTGTGGATAAGGAAAGAAGGATTAGAGGGTTCTACGATGGTACCAGCAAAGAAGAAATACAAAAACTTCTGGAGGACCTTGAAGTTTTAAAGGCTGGTTATGCAGAATAA
- a CDS encoding FeoA family protein, translating into MATVADLEHGQKGIIKEFSDNILPIKLMELGCLPGNSVELVQIAPLKDPIYINVNGSHIAIRRSLAKQIELDIIDDTIAI; encoded by the coding sequence GTGGCGACTGTTGCAGATTTAGAACACGGACAAAAAGGAATCATAAAGGAATTTTCAGATAATATTCTTCCCATAAAATTAATGGAGCTAGGGTGTTTGCCCGGAAACAGCGTAGAATTGGTTCAGATTGCTCCTTTAAAAGACCCTATTTATATTAACGTAAATGGAAGCCATATAGCCATACGCCGCTCTTTGGCCAAGCAAATTGAGCTTGACATTATTGATGATACGATAGCCATATGA
- the feoB gene encoding ferrous iron transport protein B has product MSKSINVALIGNPNTGKTSVFNQLTGLKQKVGNYPGITVEKKEGVCKLPRGVKVHILDLPGTYSLNTTSLDESVVVELLLNKNDKDYPDVAVVVSDVENLKRNLLLFTQIKDLRIPTILVINMADRMSRKGISLDIEALEEKLDTKIALVSTRRGNGIERIKELIADYKTLSTGANVDTSRISPEYFGHLQKAFPKEDLYKLWLVITQDVNFMAIEKKRIQDATSFSTKSKDELKKLQHKETVLRYQFINSTLKETYKVDFQAAKGFRASLDKVLTHKVFGYVIFLVILLTIFQAIFDWSSYPQDFIDQQFAMAGEWIKNTLPPGVFTNLLAEGILAGIGGIVIFIPQIAFLFLFISLLEETGYMSRVVFLMDKLMRPFGLSGKSVVPLISGTACAIPAVMATRTIENWKERLITILVTPFTTCSARLPIYLILIALVIPKGRVLGLSYQALTLMLLYIIGFGMAIFSAMVLNKVLKIKSSSLFMVEMPTYRLPLIKNVAYTVIEKTKSFVFGAGKIILAISIVLWFLGSNGYSEDFKNAESIVNKRIEEEGLSKYSKNYIQNNIDAYMRSTKLSIVDQSNAIGLKSLQDSVQIMTGQLKERARAQEISSYKLEHSYIGYAGKAIEPLVRPLGYDWKIGIAVLTSFAAREVFVGTLATIYSVGNDEEETIKSRMAAELHHSGKKPLFNLASGISLMLFYAFAMQCMSTLAIVKKETNSWKWPLLQLIFMSVFAYLVALTAYQILK; this is encoded by the coding sequence ATGAGCAAAAGCATAAATGTTGCACTAATTGGCAATCCCAATACAGGAAAAACATCAGTCTTCAATCAACTTACCGGACTTAAACAAAAGGTTGGAAATTACCCAGGCATTACAGTAGAAAAGAAAGAAGGTGTTTGTAAGCTTCCCAGAGGTGTAAAAGTACATATCCTAGATCTTCCCGGCACTTATAGTCTTAATACCACTTCGTTAGATGAAAGTGTGGTCGTTGAGCTATTATTGAACAAGAACGATAAAGATTACCCGGATGTAGCGGTAGTGGTGAGCGATGTAGAAAACCTAAAAAGAAATCTGCTCCTTTTTACGCAAATCAAAGACCTTAGAATTCCCACTATTTTGGTCATTAACATGGCGGATAGAATGTCTAGAAAAGGTATTTCTTTGGACATTGAAGCATTGGAAGAAAAATTGGACACCAAAATTGCTTTGGTCAGTACACGAAGGGGAAACGGTATTGAACGTATTAAAGAGCTAATCGCTGATTACAAAACCTTATCGACGGGGGCCAATGTGGATACATCCAGAATCTCTCCCGAATATTTTGGTCATTTACAAAAGGCCTTCCCAAAAGAAGACCTGTACAAACTATGGTTGGTCATTACACAAGATGTAAACTTTATGGCCATTGAAAAGAAGCGAATTCAGGATGCCACTTCTTTTTCAACTAAATCCAAGGACGAACTCAAAAAGCTTCAACACAAGGAAACTGTTTTACGTTATCAGTTTATAAATAGCACCTTGAAAGAAACGTATAAAGTAGACTTTCAAGCGGCCAAAGGATTTAGGGCCTCTCTTGATAAAGTTTTAACGCATAAGGTATTTGGCTATGTCATTTTTCTTGTCATATTATTGACCATTTTTCAGGCCATTTTTGATTGGAGCAGTTATCCACAGGATTTTATTGACCAGCAATTTGCCATGGCTGGCGAATGGATCAAAAATACACTGCCCCCAGGTGTGTTTACCAATTTACTGGCCGAGGGAATACTGGCAGGCATAGGCGGCATTGTAATCTTTATTCCGCAAATAGCCTTTTTGTTTCTGTTCATTTCACTGTTAGAAGAAACCGGATATATGAGTAGGGTTGTCTTTTTAATGGATAAGCTCATGCGCCCTTTTGGTCTTAGCGGAAAAAGTGTGGTACCACTTATTTCGGGAACAGCCTGCGCAATTCCGGCCGTTATGGCAACAAGAACTATTGAAAATTGGAAAGAGCGACTGATTACCATTTTGGTTACTCCTTTTACCACTTGTTCGGCAAGGCTCCCTATTTATTTAATTTTGATTGCCCTTGTTATTCCAAAAGGACGTGTTCTAGGCTTGAGCTACCAAGCCTTGACTTTGATGCTATTATATATTATTGGGTTTGGGATGGCCATTTTCTCTGCAATGGTTCTAAACAAGGTTTTGAAAATAAAAAGCAGCTCCCTTTTTATGGTGGAAATGCCTACTTATAGACTTCCTCTTATAAAAAATGTGGCTTATACTGTAATAGAAAAGACCAAGAGCTTTGTCTTTGGGGCTGGAAAAATCATTTTAGCCATTTCCATTGTGCTTTGGTTTCTGGGATCTAATGGATATTCGGAAGATTTTAAAAACGCGGAAAGTATAGTCAACAAAAGAATTGAAGAGGAAGGCCTTTCTAAGTATAGTAAAAACTATATTCAGAACAACATTGATGCCTACATGCGCAGCACCAAATTGAGCATTGTAGATCAATCCAATGCCATTGGTTTAAAATCGCTCCAAGACTCTGTGCAGATAATGACAGGTCAACTAAAAGAAAGAGCTAGAGCGCAGGAAATTTCCAGTTATAAACTGGAACATTCTTATATAGGGTATGCCGGAAAAGCCATTGAACCTTTGGTTAGGCCATTAGGCTACGATTGGAAAATTGGCATTGCCGTTTTAACATCTTTCGCTGCGCGTGAAGTTTTTGTTGGAACCTTGGCAACCATCTATAGTGTAGGCAATGATGAAGAGGAAACTATTAAAAGTAGAATGGCTGCAGAGTTACATCATTCAGGCAAAAAACCATTGTTCAACCTAGCATCTGGCATTTCATTAATGTTATTCTACGCTTTCGCAATGCAATGTATGAGTACGTTAGCTATTGTTAAAAAAGAGACTAACTCATGGAAATGGCCTTTGCTTCAACTAATATTTATGAGCGTTTTTGCTTATCTTGTTGCTTTGACGGCATATCAAATCCTAAAATAA